CGAGCACGGCATTTGTAAGCCGGAGGGTGTTGCTGTCCTTTCCCCGCGGGCTTGCATTCAAACCAAGCACTTTTATGTTTTTCATAGAGATACTTCCTAAAAATAGTTGACTGTGCAACTAATGGATGGTTAGTTTGAACTCATAAATAGTTGACGAGTCAACTTATGTAGGACCTTTAGACCATGACAGCGGACGATGAGAGGGGGCTTTCCTCCTGGGTAGATAATTGCGATATTCCGGCACCGATGATCTCGTTCCTGTACCGCACGATCCAGATTCGGTTTTCACAGGAACTTGTTCCTTTCAATATCGGGTGGGGCCATTTTACGATCCTGAAATCGCTGTATTACAGGGAGGGACGCAGCCAGGACGAACTGGCCCGTTCACATGGTTTCGACAAGACTATGATCTCGAAATCCATCGTCAGGCTCGAAAGAGAGGGTCTCGTCTACCGCGTGGTCGATCCCGCCGACAAACGGGTGAAGCGCCTGTACCTGACGCAAAAAGGCAGGGGGATCGAACCTGACCTGGTGCGAATCGGCAATGAGGTGAATGCAATGCTCGTGGATGGATTGTCCGGGGGGGACCGGGAGGAGTTGATTGGTATGCTCAGGAAAGTTTCTTCGAATGCAGCGGGTACTTTTGGGGCGAATTCCGTGAAAGAGATGTCTGATAATTTAAAATAAGTTGTTAGAAGTCATTCGTGATGCACGCCCCCTTTAGATCACCCATCACCCCGGCATCCTTCAGAAAAATTATCATTCTATTAGCCGGATAATCTGATAACACGCTTGCGGAGAATAATGAAAAATATGCCGGAGAAAAACCTGAGGGAAAAAGTGGCCGAAGCCGCGGAAG
The window above is part of the Methanolacinia paynteri genome. Proteins encoded here:
- a CDS encoding MarR family winged helix-turn-helix transcriptional regulator, yielding MTADDERGLSSWVDNCDIPAPMISFLYRTIQIRFSQELVPFNIGWGHFTILKSLYYREGRSQDELARSHGFDKTMISKSIVRLEREGLVYRVVDPADKRVKRLYLTQKGRGIEPDLVRIGNEVNAMLVDGLSGGDREELIGMLRKVSSNAAGTFGANSVKEMSDNLK